The Mesoterricola silvestris sequence GGCCGAGGCCCCTGTTTAGGAGATACCCATGGCCATCACCAAGGTTTGGATCGAAGAAGGTTGCATCGTGTGCAACGCCTGCGACGCGGAATGCCCCGACGTCTTCCTCGTCACCGACACCACCTGCGTCATCAAGGGCGATGTGCGCGAGGACGGCCTCGAGACCGAGAACCGCGACGAGATGAGCTCCCTCAAGGGCGAGTTCCAGGACTCCATGGAAGCCGGCATCGAAGCCGCCGCCGCGGGCTGCCCCGTGGAAGTCATCAAGTTCGAGAAGGCCTAGCCTCCACCTTCCCGAAGAAAAGGGCGCCGCGAGGCGCCTTTTTCTTTGGAGGCTTGCCGGCCCCGGCCCTCCAGGGCCTTCCCGCGGTTCACCTTCTTTTCCCAGCGCCCCAGCGAGCCCTCTGCGCCCCAGCGTTTGATTTTTTCCAAGGGTCCTTCCGAATCGCCGCGGCCAAGCCGTTCCCGGCCTCGACCCGACCCCGCCTTCGCCCTGGGAATTCCGCTCCTAGCTCTCCCGAAGCCCGACATTCACCTCGAAGTCGCCGAACTCCGTCGTGAACGGGATGGCGATGCAAGGCACGTCCCCGCTGCGGCTGATCTTGTGCCCCACGCCGATGACCACCGTCGGGATGGAGATGTTGAGCTGGTGCCCGTCCTGGATGAGGCTCCGGCGGGCGTCGCCCACGACGATGTTGCCGATCTCGCCGATGGCGTCCTCGACGTTCTTGTTCAGGGTCTTGATCTCCTCCATGAGCATGTTGGAGGCGATCCTGCACGCCAGGG is a genomic window containing:
- a CDS encoding chemotaxis protein CheX, producing MNVAFINPFIESTLRSLDMMANIQAEKSGLELKEDLITTYDVSAIIGLTGETSGSIIISMPEALACRIASNMLMEEIKTLNKNVEDAIGEIGNIVVGDARRSLIQDGHQLNISIPTVVIGVGHKISRSGDVPCIAIPFTTEFGDFEVNVGLRES
- a CDS encoding ferredoxin, which gives rise to MAITKVWIEEGCIVCNACDAECPDVFLVTDTTCVIKGDVREDGLETENRDEMSSLKGEFQDSMEAGIEAAAAGCPVEVIKFEKA